The window GATATTGCTACCAGCACCGAGATACCCCGGGATATGCTTGCGCTGAGCCACCACGACTCCTTGTCGTCAGATGCCCCGGCCCCTCCGATGGCTCCGCCCGCCACCGGCCAGGCTCAACTGGAGACGCTTCCAGAATCCATTGAGGAGTTCGACCTCTTTCTCGGCTCGTCGTTGGTGAAGTACAGGAAGCTCAGCAGCCAGCTCGGAGGTGCCGTGTCCCAACAGGTCAGTCCGGTCCCGcctacccccccccccccccccctctccccggCCCTGTCGATCCGACAGTATCAGTGCGTCCTAGTCGGCAGCTAACCTCTTCATCGCTCGCCTTTCTTGCAGGCAGCCGAGGTTCTCAGGGGTTTCCAGGAACAGCGCAAGTTCCTTCTCATCACGAGTATGGCTTCCAAGCCTGACTTGCCTGTATATCAGAGCCTTCTCAAACCGATAAACGAAAGCCTCATCGCCGTTGCCGATCTTAGGGAGAACAACCGACCCGACCCCATGTATACCGGCTTAAGCGCCGTCGCTGATGGCATCATGATGTTGGCGTGGGTCACCGTCGATAACCGGCCCTACAAGCATGTTGAGGAGTGCCTCAGCTCGGCCCAGTTCTTTGGAAACCGAGTGCTCAAGGAGCAAAAGGACAAGTATGATCATCCAATCTCTGTTCTCCCCCTTCACACTCACCGGTTGACACGTCGTGACAGGGACCCCAAACAAGTCGAATGGATACAGTCCTTTTACCAGATCTTTCGAGACCTCGGCGACTACATCAGGCGATACTACCCGTCTGGAATTACATGGAATCCCACCGGATCGTCAGCCCAAAAAGTTGCCGAGACACTTGCTTTCCAAGGTTCATCGCCGGCTGGAACCAGtgccccgccgccgccgccgccgccacctccacctccacctgGACCGCCGCCCACGCTCGACATCAAGGCGGAAGCCGCACCGGGTACCACCACGTCCGGAGGCTTCGGCGCTGTGTTCTCCGATTTGAACAAAGGCGCCGCCGTGACCGAAGGCCTGCGCAAGGTGGACAAGTCGCAGATGACGCACAAGAACCCGTCTCTTCGCGCAAGTTCGTCGGTGAGCGAGCGAGAGTCAAGTGCCCGAGCCAAGAGCCCGGCGCCAGGGAAGAAACCTAAACCAGAGAGCATGCGGGCCAAGAAGCCGGCCAAGATGGAGCTGGAGGGGAACAAATGGACCATCGTATGACCCGCCCCTCCTTGTATCTGGCCTACACGACGATGAGACCGTCAGCTAACCTGAGGACCAGGAAAACTATGATAAGGAGGCGCAGCCGCTCGAAATTGAGGTTTCGATGACGCAGTCGGTGCTTATCAGCAGGTGTAACAACACGACCATCATACTCAAAGGCAAGGCGAACCAGGTTACCGTCGAGAACTCAACTCGGCTCTCCCTCGTCATCGATTCGCTTGTCTCGACGGTTGATGTCGTCAAGGCGCAGAACTTTGCGCTGCAAGTCCTTGGAAGCATCCCCACGGCCATGCTCGACCAAGTTGATGGTGCGCAAATGTATCTCAGCAAGGATAGCACCAGCACCAAACTGTTCGCCAGCAAGTCGTCTGGTATCAATCTGAACGTCATTTCcggccccgacgacgactacaAGGAGGTTGCGCTACCCTTCCAGATTTGCTCATATTTTGATGAGGCCAAGGGCGATCTGGTCAGCGAAATTGTGGAACATGCTGGATAATAGCACAAGCGGTAGACCACGATGTCTCTCCCCAATTGCTTACGATATTCCTGCATGTGTACTTGGATAGTAACGCGGTACCTGCTTCCGCAAGCGGAGTGGCCTTGCACGCCGGGGGACATTTCCATCGCGTTGTCTTGGCCTTCTCCCTACTTTGCTACGTCAGGATGGCTAGAGTATTCGCCTTCGAAATCTTCGGTAGGCGATTCGATGCAGATTGGGTTCGAAGTCTAGATTCTAGAAATACATGACTATTGATGTCTCTGGCTGACCACTTCCCTTGCGCACAAATGATTCTGGGGTGTCCAACCTCGGGGTGCGCACCCACTATCGTATCAAACTACGGCGGAAGGGgatcccccccctccccaagGACGTCGACAGACAGCTCTAGAGTACTGTGATACTGGCATAAAGGCAGAACAGAAGTGCAACATACAAGGCTCCAACATCTTCCTCATACAACAATACTGCGGGTGGCGAGCGTGGGCGTGCGACTATCATTGACACCCCACGGGTCGGCGACCGAGcgtgcggccgacggcgagaaggcCGCGACGTCTCGCATCGTCTCGCATAGGCAGCGTTCCGCAAGGCGAATGACCCCAAGGGATTACAGCTTCGCCTTGGGAGGCGCCAGCGTGGGCATCAACAGATCGCGCATATCGCCAGCGGCTTCGTTGAGGTAGTAGCTCATGCGATCGCTGCCCAAGCCCTTGGACACGATGTTGAAATTGATGCTGTAGGCCATGGTGAGCCATTGTCGAGAAGGTAGAAAGAGAAAAGAAAGGGATGGTTGGAAGATTGGAAAGGGGAGGGCTTCAATTACCTGTTTTCGTTGATCATGTAGGCAATACCAAAGCCACCGTCTAGGACCTGACTCCAGCCATAGCCATTGAAGAACTCGGAGCTGAGCTGTGAGGTAGACAGGTACCAGGAGCTCGAGTAGGCGTAGGCAGGGTCCTTGTAGATGGCGGGAACGCTCTCGTCAGGCCCGAGGAGCTTTTTGAGACCGAAGAGGTGTCTGTCGACGCCTTTTCCGTCAGAGGCGGCGGTAATGTACTCGAGGTGAGCGTCGATGGCTTTCCGGAAAAGGCCGaccttggcgacggcgtcgtcggcggcggtcggCTTGCCACCGCACATGGCGGCGCACCAGGCAACGGATTCGTCCGACACGGTACGGCAGGTCTCGGTGCGGCCCAGAAGGAAGCGGCGGGTGGCGGCCGACTCGTACGTCGGTCGGCTC of the Drechmeria coniospora strain ARSEF 6962 chromosome 01, whole genome shotgun sequence genome contains:
- a CDS encoding putative adenylate cyclase-associated protein, 70K, encoding MAAPNTMHNLSTLIKRLEAATSRLEDIATSTEIPRDMLALSHHDSLSSDAPAPPMAPPATGQAQLETLPESIEEFDLFLGSSLVKYRKLSSQLGGAVSQQAAEVLRGFQEQRKFLLITSMASKPDLPVYQSLLKPINESLIAVADLRENNRPDPMYTGLSAVADGIMMLAWVTVDNRPYKHVEECLSSAQFFGNRVLKEQKDKDPKQVEWIQSFYQIFRDLGDYIRRYYPSGITWNPTGSSAQKVAETLAFQGSSPAGTSAPPPPPPPPPPPPGPPPTLDIKAEAAPGTTTSGGFGAVFSDLNKGAAVTEGLRKVDKSQMTHKNPSLRASSSVSERESSARAKSPAPGKKPKPESMRAKKPAKMELEGNKWTIENYDKEAQPLEIEVSMTQSVLISRCNNTTIILKGKANQVTVENSTRLSLVIDSLVSTVDVVKAQNFALQVLGSIPTAMLDQVDGAQMYLSKDSTSTKLFASKSSGINLNVISGPDDDYKEVALPFQICSYFDEAKGDLVSEIVEHAG